A genome region from Hymenobacter tibetensis includes the following:
- a CDS encoding DUF2147 domain-containing protein — protein MKYILLSYLFFFTGPLAAWAQTPSAPPPLGVWADDSGDSHIELYRCGEELCGRLVWLRQPTDANGKPRLDERNPKEERRTQPLHNLTVLQHLRYSPENERWEGGEIYDPENGRTYSCYVGAAGKDRLEVKGYIGFSMIGKSHYWQRVK, from the coding sequence TTGAAATACATACTGCTGAGCTACTTATTTTTCTTTACAGGGCCACTCGCTGCTTGGGCCCAGACTCCGTCGGCGCCGCCACCGTTGGGCGTATGGGCCGATGACAGTGGCGACTCCCACATCGAGTTGTACCGCTGCGGCGAGGAGTTGTGCGGACGCTTGGTCTGGCTGCGCCAGCCGACTGACGCCAACGGTAAGCCCCGGCTCGATGAGCGCAACCCAAAGGAGGAGCGCCGCACCCAACCCTTGCACAACCTGACGGTGCTTCAGCACTTGCGTTACAGCCCCGAAAACGAGCGTTGGGAAGGTGGCGAAATCTATGACCCGGAGAATGGGCGCACGTACTCTTGCTACGTGGGGGCCGCCGGCAAGGACCGCCTGGAAGTGAAAGGCTACATCGGCTTTTCCATGATTGGCAAATCGCACTATTGGCAGCGGGTGAAGTAG
- a CDS encoding KUP/HAK/KT family potassium transporter, with amino-acid sequence MDAKHQHTAISTAGLLIALGIIYGDIGTSPLYVMKAIVPEQINPALVYGGISCVIWTLTLQTTIKYVMLTLNADNNGEGGIFSLYALVRRRATWLTIPAIIGGSALLADGVITPPISVSSAIEGLEAVYPNIPTVPIVIGILLGLFLMQSFGTQIVGKAFGPIMLIWFSMLAVLGASWIIQQPAILKAFNPYYAYDLLVNYPQGFWLLGAVFLCTTGAEALYSDLGHCGKGNIRISWIFVKSALLLNYMGQGAWLLSHQGEQLNKRNPFYELMPEWFLLVGIGIATIAAIIASQALITGSFTLVAEAIRLNMWPKVKLNYPTDVKGQLYVPSMNRLLLFGCIGVVLYFQRSENMEAAYGLAITLTMLMTTLLLTTWLRARRVPLAAVVLFAVVYGLIEGSFLIANLVKFPHGGWVSLAIGAALVGVMYVWLRAFYIKRRLTEFVKIEPYMEALKQLSDDDTVPKYSTHLVFMTSAERATEIESKIIYSIFQKRPKRADIYWFVHVDTTDEPYTMEYKVVELAHDDAFRITFRLGFRVEQRINLYFRKVVEDLVRNKEVDITSRYESLSKQHVTGDFRFVVLEKFLSVENEFPAVEKLVMQAYFYIKQFIASEDKYFGLDTSSVKVEKVPLVITPVRDVALKRI; translated from the coding sequence ATGGACGCCAAACACCAGCACACCGCTATTTCAACGGCGGGCTTGCTTATTGCCCTAGGCATTATTTACGGCGACATTGGCACTTCGCCGCTCTACGTAATGAAGGCTATTGTGCCGGAGCAAATCAACCCTGCTCTCGTGTACGGAGGTATTTCTTGCGTTATCTGGACGCTCACCCTCCAAACAACCATCAAGTATGTAATGCTCACCCTCAATGCCGATAACAACGGAGAAGGTGGCATTTTTTCGCTGTATGCCCTAGTGCGGCGGCGGGCAACTTGGCTGACCATCCCGGCCATCATTGGTGGGTCGGCGCTACTGGCCGACGGCGTGATTACGCCCCCCATTTCCGTGTCGTCGGCTATTGAGGGGTTGGAAGCGGTGTACCCCAACATTCCAACGGTGCCTATTGTCATTGGTATTCTGTTGGGGCTGTTCTTGATGCAAAGCTTCGGCACCCAGATTGTGGGCAAAGCCTTCGGGCCTATCATGCTGATCTGGTTTTCGATGTTGGCCGTGCTGGGGGCTTCCTGGATTATCCAGCAGCCAGCTATTCTCAAAGCCTTCAACCCGTACTACGCCTATGACTTGCTGGTAAATTACCCGCAAGGATTCTGGCTCCTAGGCGCGGTATTCCTGTGTACAACCGGGGCGGAAGCGCTGTATTCTGACCTCGGGCACTGCGGCAAAGGCAACATTCGCATCAGCTGGATATTTGTTAAGTCGGCGCTGCTGCTCAACTACATGGGCCAGGGTGCCTGGCTGCTCAGCCACCAGGGCGAACAGCTCAACAAGCGTAACCCATTCTATGAGCTGATGCCCGAGTGGTTTCTGCTCGTTGGAATCGGCATTGCCACTATTGCAGCCATCATTGCCTCACAGGCCCTCATTACCGGCTCGTTTACGCTGGTAGCCGAAGCCATCCGGCTTAATATGTGGCCTAAAGTGAAGTTGAATTACCCCACCGACGTGAAGGGCCAGCTGTACGTGCCCAGCATGAACCGGCTGCTGCTTTTCGGCTGCATCGGGGTAGTGCTGTATTTCCAGAGGTCAGAAAACATGGAAGCGGCCTATGGCTTGGCCATCACCCTGACCATGCTCATGACCACGCTGCTCCTAACTACGTGGCTCCGCGCTAGGCGCGTACCATTGGCTGCCGTGGTGCTGTTTGCTGTGGTGTATGGCCTCATCGAAGGTTCGTTTTTGATTGCCAACCTCGTGAAGTTTCCGCACGGGGGCTGGGTGTCCTTGGCTATCGGCGCCGCCTTGGTGGGCGTGATGTATGTGTGGTTGCGGGCCTTCTATATCAAGCGCCGTCTCACGGAGTTTGTGAAAATTGAGCCTTATATGGAGGCCCTGAAGCAGTTGTCGGACGATGATACGGTGCCGAAATACTCCACCCACCTCGTGTTCATGACCTCAGCCGAGCGAGCCACGGAAATAGAGTCCAAGATCATCTATTCCATCTTCCAGAAGCGTCCGAAGCGGGCCGACATCTACTGGTTTGTGCACGTAGACACCACGGACGAGCCCTACACCATGGAATACAAAGTGGTGGAACTTGCTCATGACGACGCGTTCCGCATCACGTTCCGCCTAGGGTTCCGGGTCGAGCAACGCATCAACCTGTACTTCCGCAAGGTGGTGGAAGATCTGGTGCGCAACAAGGAAGTGGATATCACCTCGCGCTACGAGTCATTGAGCAAGCAGCACGTAACCGGTGACTTCCGCTTTGTGGTCTTGGAGAAGTTTTTGTCGGTGGAAAATGAATTTCCGGCCGTTGAAAAGCTGGTGATGCAGGCTTATTTCTACATCAAGCAGTTCATCGCCTCCGAAGACAAGTACTTTGGTCTGGATACCAGTTCGGTGAAAGTAGAGAAGGTGCCTCTCGTTATCACGCCCGTGCGCGACGTAGCACTGAAGCGGATATAA
- a CDS encoding C40 family peptidase: MRYIWMTFAGLVALLLVVFGRPHHEPDRQPRAQDSREELPVQPAVWERTPPKARPDSVVRFAMQQLGTNYCYAGNTPATGFDCSGFVQYVFSRFKVGMPHSTSLLISVGRSVERNQARPGDIVVFTGTAATATTPGHAGIVVSEPGQPLRFIHSSSARREPGVKISQVEGTDYERRFMDVRRVL, encoded by the coding sequence ATGCGCTACATCTGGATGACGTTTGCTGGTTTAGTTGCGTTGCTGTTGGTGGTATTTGGGCGACCCCATCATGAGCCAGACCGCCAACCACGCGCGCAGGATTCCCGCGAGGAATTGCCGGTGCAGCCTGCTGTATGGGAACGCACGCCTCCAAAGGCTCGCCCCGACAGTGTGGTTCGGTTTGCAATGCAGCAGCTAGGCACTAACTACTGCTACGCTGGCAACACCCCCGCCACTGGATTCGACTGCTCTGGTTTTGTCCAGTATGTGTTCAGCCGATTCAAGGTGGGCATGCCGCACTCCACTAGTTTGCTTATTTCGGTGGGCCGTTCCGTGGAACGTAACCAGGCCCGGCCTGGCGACATTGTGGTGTTTACGGGCACTGCCGCTACCGCCACTACGCCCGGCCACGCTGGTATTGTAGTATCGGAGCCGGGGCAGCCGTTGCGCTTTATTCACTCGTCTTCTGCTCGGCGCGAACCAGGCGTAAAGATCAGCCAAGTGGAAGGCACCGACTACGAGCGACGCTTTATGGATGTGCGCCGAGTGTTGTAA
- a CDS encoding alpha/beta hydrolase: MNCARSLRLFSALLVFLYSSIGLVSPGLAQQPAAAKRDTSFTIHSAYSKVKKQHPTSSIARPPVPAGVRSQLNLTYCTQDSHDLKLDVFYTAANKRQRRPAVLLIHGGGWHSGDRSQHVPMAQQLAAQGFVAVTAEYRLSTEAPYPAAVQDLKAAIRWLRNHADLYSIDPNRIAVWGFSAGGQLAALVGSTNGEALFEQGGCSSKQSSSVQAVVNVDGILAFLHPESGEGDDSKSTSAATYWFGGPKTERPELWQQASALTHVGPRTPPTLFINSSVDRMHAGRDDMLARLQALGVYTEVQRFPDAPHTFVLFNPWFEPTLRYTVDFLNKVFRVR; encoded by the coding sequence ATGAATTGCGCCCGAAGCCTACGGCTCTTTTCGGCACTTCTAGTTTTCCTGTATTCCTCGATAGGACTCGTTTCCCCTGGGTTGGCACAGCAGCCCGCCGCCGCTAAGCGCGACACCTCGTTCACGATTCATAGCGCGTACAGCAAAGTAAAAAAGCAGCACCCCACCAGTAGCATAGCCCGGCCGCCCGTGCCCGCCGGGGTCCGCTCACAGCTCAACCTAACCTACTGCACCCAAGACAGCCACGACCTGAAGCTGGATGTCTTTTACACGGCTGCCAACAAGCGCCAACGGCGCCCGGCTGTTCTCTTGATTCATGGCGGGGGCTGGCACTCCGGCGACCGGTCGCAGCACGTGCCGATGGCCCAGCAACTGGCTGCGCAGGGTTTTGTGGCCGTCACAGCCGAATACCGCCTTTCAACCGAAGCCCCCTATCCGGCCGCCGTGCAAGATTTGAAAGCCGCTATCCGCTGGCTCCGCAACCACGCCGATTTGTATTCCATCGACCCGAACCGCATTGCGGTGTGGGGGTTCTCGGCAGGGGGCCAGTTGGCTGCCCTCGTGGGCAGCACCAACGGAGAGGCGCTGTTCGAGCAGGGCGGCTGCTCTTCCAAACAGTCTAGCAGCGTGCAGGCGGTGGTAAATGTGGATGGCATTCTGGCTTTTCTGCACCCAGAGTCGGGCGAAGGCGACGACAGCAAAAGCACATCGGCCGCGACATACTGGTTTGGCGGCCCTAAAACAGAACGGCCCGAGCTATGGCAGCAAGCCTCGGCGCTTACCCACGTAGGGCCGCGTACTCCGCCCACTCTGTTCATCAACAGCAGCGTGGACCGCATGCACGCTGGCCGCGACGATATGCTGGCTCGCCTCCAGGCCCTGGGAGTGTACACCGAAGTACAGCGCTTTCCTGATGCGCCCCACACCTTCGTTCTATTCAACCCATGGTTTGAGCCTACGCTTCGCTACACCGTAGATTTCCTTAATAAGGTCTTTCGAGTGCGCTGA
- a CDS encoding DUF2147 domain-containing protein: MKKYFLLSLLCLLCSIGVASAQTLSPLGTWTNSEKKATFEIYKCGNKLCGKIVTLTVPNDPKTGKPKTDSMNPDPKLRDRPRLGLVFMQGFEYDDDNKWDDGKIYDPESGKTYSCYMKMNSANSMEVKGYIGFSMIGKSQAWTRVK; the protein is encoded by the coding sequence ATGAAAAAGTATTTTTTACTGTCTCTGCTTTGCTTGCTCTGTAGTATCGGGGTAGCCTCGGCCCAAACGCTTTCACCGCTGGGCACCTGGACCAACTCCGAGAAGAAGGCCACTTTTGAAATCTATAAGTGTGGCAACAAGCTCTGCGGCAAAATTGTAACGCTGACCGTGCCTAACGACCCCAAAACGGGCAAACCCAAAACGGATTCAATGAATCCGGACCCCAAACTGCGCGACCGTCCGCGGCTGGGCCTGGTGTTCATGCAGGGCTTCGAGTACGACGACGACAACAAGTGGGACGACGGCAAAATCTACGACCCGGAAAGTGGCAAAACCTACTCTTGCTACATGAAGATGAATAGCGCCAACTCCATGGAAGTGAAAGGCTACATCGGTTTCTCGATGATCGGCAAATCGCAGGCCTGGACCCGGGTGAAATAA
- a CDS encoding M1 family aminopeptidase, with amino-acid sequence MKRLYFLVISLLLVAPALQAQDAASSSDASELNSNAAFSCARAHVQAASRQPSTTVRHRQKMDRYDVKYYKLDIALENNSRNVSGSVRMLARTLAQPLDSVAFELYPTFTIDSVVVNGRRSTGLRRVGSDATAAIPQGIPATTLFTTLIYYRGTAPNGSSAAIGNALNTRFVNNYGVNVTWSLSEPFSAHEWWPCKQVLTDKADSLDVWVTTSSINKVGSNGTLQRVTALPNSKSRYEWKHRVKPIAYYLVSVAVAPYIEYTNYANPAGGPQIPIVNYVYNQTALTNFQAEIDRTPGFIENFSSLVGLYPFASEKYGHSMAPLGGGMEHQTMTTQDGFTFTLTAHELFHQWFGDNVTCASWEDIWLNEGFASYGEYISLNRFATPTAARQWMDYAHTNTMQSAGGSVRVLDTTNVNRIFDGRLSYRKGATVVHMLRYLLNDDDKFYRALRTFQTTYSGRTARTIDLQRVFEAEAGRPLQYFFDQWYAGQGFPTFNIRWNQVGQTFYLQTTEAVSMPAVTPFFDTELDYQLTFTDNTTQILRLRQSQQVSLFSVPVSKTIASITIDPNQWVLNGNGTTLRDNTLVLSANVAAQGTRLTVYPNPCRETLMLADLTARAVAEVTDATGRVLLRQAVDPLKAQLDTRSLAAGLYHLRLTGSNGTVSLARFVKEQ; translated from the coding sequence ATGAAACGTCTTTACTTTCTGGTAATCAGTTTGTTGTTGGTTGCGCCCGCCCTGCAGGCGCAGGATGCGGCTTCGTCTTCGGACGCCTCTGAGCTCAACAGCAATGCCGCCTTTAGCTGCGCCCGCGCCCATGTGCAGGCAGCCTCGCGCCAGCCTAGCACCACGGTGCGGCACCGCCAGAAAATGGACCGGTACGATGTGAAGTACTACAAGCTCGATATAGCGCTGGAAAACAACTCGCGCAACGTGAGCGGCTCGGTGCGGATGCTGGCCCGCACCCTCGCGCAGCCTCTCGATTCCGTGGCCTTCGAGTTGTACCCCACCTTCACCATTGACTCCGTGGTGGTGAATGGCCGCCGCTCCACCGGCCTACGCCGCGTGGGCTCCGACGCAACGGCGGCTATTCCGCAAGGCATACCCGCTACTACGTTGTTCACAACCCTTATCTATTACCGCGGTACGGCCCCGAACGGGTCGTCGGCCGCCATTGGGAATGCGCTGAATACGCGCTTTGTAAACAATTACGGGGTGAATGTTACGTGGAGCCTTTCCGAGCCCTTTTCGGCCCATGAGTGGTGGCCCTGCAAGCAGGTGCTCACCGACAAGGCCGATTCGCTGGATGTGTGGGTGACGACGAGCAGCATAAACAAAGTAGGGTCCAACGGGACGTTGCAGCGCGTCACGGCCCTGCCCAATAGCAAGAGCCGCTACGAGTGGAAGCACCGGGTGAAGCCAATTGCCTACTACCTGGTATCCGTGGCTGTGGCTCCCTACATCGAGTACACCAACTACGCCAACCCGGCGGGTGGCCCCCAGATTCCGATTGTGAACTACGTATACAACCAAACGGCCCTCACCAATTTTCAGGCTGAAATTGACCGTACGCCCGGCTTCATTGAAAACTTTTCCAGCTTGGTTGGGCTCTACCCCTTTGCCAGCGAGAAGTACGGCCACAGCATGGCCCCATTGGGTGGCGGCATGGAACACCAAACCATGACCACGCAAGACGGCTTCACCTTCACGCTAACGGCCCACGAACTGTTCCACCAATGGTTTGGCGACAACGTGACCTGCGCCTCCTGGGAGGATATCTGGCTGAACGAAGGCTTTGCTTCCTATGGCGAATACATCTCGCTCAACCGGTTTGCTACTCCCACTGCGGCCCGGCAATGGATGGATTATGCGCACACCAATACCATGCAAAGTGCCGGTGGCAGCGTTCGGGTGCTTGATACCACCAACGTGAACCGCATTTTCGATGGCCGCCTCAGCTACAGGAAAGGAGCAACCGTGGTGCATATGCTGCGGTACCTGTTAAACGACGACGACAAGTTCTACCGAGCATTACGCACCTTCCAGACCACCTACAGCGGACGCACGGCCCGTACCATCGACCTGCAGCGCGTCTTCGAAGCCGAAGCCGGCCGGCCGCTACAGTACTTTTTCGATCAGTGGTATGCCGGCCAGGGCTTCCCTACGTTTAATATACGCTGGAATCAGGTTGGCCAGACCTTCTATCTGCAAACCACCGAAGCGGTGAGTATGCCCGCCGTGACGCCCTTCTTCGATACCGAGCTTGACTACCAGCTCACTTTCACCGACAACACCACGCAAATTTTGCGGCTGCGCCAAAGCCAGCAAGTGTCATTGTTCAGCGTACCCGTCAGCAAAACCATTGCCAGCATCACCATCGACCCCAATCAGTGGGTGCTCAACGGCAACGGAACCACATTGCGCGACAATACGCTAGTTTTAAGCGCCAACGTGGCAGCGCAGGGCACTCGGCTTACTGTCTACCCCAACCCCTGCCGCGAAACCTTGATGCTAGCTGACTTAACGGCTCGTGCCGTTGCCGAGGTTACGGATGCTACTGGCCGCGTACTGCTCCGCCAAGCGGTTGACCCCCTCAAGGCCCAGCTAGATACGCGCAGCCTAGCCGCCGGTCTGTACCACCTGCGCCTCACCGGCTCGAACGGCACGGTGTCGTTGGCTAGGTTCGTTAAGGAACAATAG
- a CDS encoding M61 family metallopeptidase — MLFFRFRLLAAVGLVVLLSAFHSVQAASTLRYTLAMPAPQTHYFEVDMNLGGFGKQYTDLKMPVWAPGSYLVREFARHVEGFEAKAGSEILHTEKITKNTWRVYHPKAKDFSVHYRVYAYELSVRTSFLDAAHGYVNGTSVFMYPAEGQQLASTLEVRPATGWTQVSTSLKPAGGQFTFASSSYDELADSPIEIGTHKVLSFEANGTPHTVAMFGSAKYNETKLLADMKRVCEEAHRVVGKNPLDRYVFIVHNIERGTGGLEHLYSTTLSISRTAYGTEGGYKGILSLVAHEYFHLWNVKRIRPVALGPFDYDNENYTHMLWVSEGGTSYFGDLIVQRAGFVSAEDYLASTSNGITQVENTPGNKVQSAAESSFDAWIKGYRPNENSNNTGISYYNKGELIGAMLDLMIINETKAQKHLDDVMRYLYDEYYIKKKRGFTDEEYQAAVAKIAGRRFDDFFRRYVYGTETLPYEAVLGYAGLKLTTAPVSTDAVLGATVSTAGGKLTVTSTLRDGSAWQGGLNVNDEILALDGNRLTDDPNKLLAGRPANSQVKMLVSRDGQLKELTFPLLAGTGKRYRIEQAASPTAEQQAVLAKWIVLR, encoded by the coding sequence ATGCTCTTTTTTCGTTTCCGACTGCTGGCCGCAGTAGGGTTGGTTGTGCTGCTGAGTGCGTTTCACTCGGTGCAGGCTGCTTCTACGTTGCGTTACACCTTGGCCATGCCCGCCCCCCAGACGCACTATTTCGAAGTGGATATGAATCTGGGTGGCTTCGGCAAGCAGTACACCGACCTGAAAATGCCAGTATGGGCGCCGGGTTCTTATTTGGTTCGCGAGTTTGCGCGGCACGTTGAAGGCTTCGAGGCCAAAGCTGGCAGTGAAATCCTGCACACCGAGAAAATAACGAAGAACACATGGCGCGTGTATCATCCGAAGGCCAAAGACTTCTCGGTGCATTACCGCGTGTATGCCTACGAGCTAAGCGTACGCACCAGCTTCTTGGATGCCGCCCACGGCTACGTCAACGGCACCAGTGTATTCATGTACCCTGCCGAGGGCCAGCAGTTGGCCAGCACCCTGGAAGTACGCCCGGCAACTGGCTGGACCCAGGTAAGCACCAGCTTGAAGCCTGCCGGGGGGCAGTTCACGTTCGCCTCTAGCAGCTACGACGAACTAGCCGATTCGCCCATTGAAATAGGAACGCACAAGGTGTTGAGCTTCGAGGCCAACGGCACTCCCCACACCGTGGCCATGTTTGGCAGCGCCAAATACAACGAAACCAAACTCCTAGCTGATATGAAGCGCGTGTGCGAAGAAGCGCACCGAGTGGTAGGGAAAAACCCGCTGGACCGCTACGTTTTCATCGTGCACAACATCGAGCGGGGCACGGGCGGCCTCGAGCACTTGTATTCCACTACGCTTTCTATTTCGCGCACTGCTTACGGCACTGAGGGCGGCTATAAAGGTATTCTGAGCTTGGTAGCGCACGAATACTTCCACCTCTGGAACGTGAAACGCATTCGTCCAGTGGCACTCGGGCCCTTCGACTACGACAACGAGAACTACACGCATATGCTGTGGGTGAGCGAAGGCGGCACCAGCTACTTCGGCGACCTTATTGTGCAGCGGGCCGGTTTTGTGAGTGCCGAAGATTACTTGGCTAGCACCAGCAACGGCATTACGCAGGTGGAAAACACGCCCGGCAACAAAGTGCAGTCGGCGGCCGAATCCAGCTTCGATGCTTGGATTAAGGGCTACCGGCCCAACGAAAACTCCAACAACACGGGCATCAGCTACTACAACAAAGGAGAGTTGATCGGGGCCATGCTGGACTTGATGATCATCAACGAAACCAAAGCCCAGAAGCACCTCGACGATGTAATGCGCTACCTCTACGACGAATACTACATCAAGAAGAAGCGTGGTTTCACCGACGAGGAATACCAGGCCGCCGTGGCCAAAATAGCGGGCCGCCGCTTCGACGACTTTTTCCGCCGCTACGTCTACGGCACCGAAACCTTGCCTTACGAAGCAGTATTAGGGTATGCAGGCCTCAAACTCACCACGGCCCCGGTATCTACGGATGCCGTGTTGGGCGCCACCGTTAGCACGGCAGGCGGTAAACTCACGGTGACGAGCACCCTACGCGACGGCAGTGCGTGGCAGGGCGGGCTTAATGTAAACGACGAAATTTTGGCCCTGGACGGCAACCGCCTCACCGACGACCCCAATAAGTTGCTGGCTGGTCGTCCAGCAAATTCGCAGGTGAAAATGCTGGTATCGCGCGACGGCCAACTCAAGGAACTGACTTTCCCTCTGCTGGCCGGGACAGGCAAGCGCTACCGCATCGAGCAGGCCGCAAGCCCTACTGCCGAGCAACAGGCAGTACTGGCCAAATGGATAGTATTACGCTAA
- a CDS encoding FKBP-type peptidyl-prolyl cis-trans isomerase, translated as MNLSSLKDQISYIIGRDLARNFAQQGLDLDVEVLAASMKEGLNGEPSRLTQEQMQAAMQQLQEQMGGPDADDDDNQSSSSMANNKEEGQTFLSENKNRAGVTTLPSGLQYEVITEGSGKKPTLSSSVTTHYHGTLINGNVFDSSYQRGQPATFPVNGVIAGWTEALQLMPEGSKWRLYIPSELAYGKRGAGRDIGPDTALIFDVELLKVNN; from the coding sequence ATGAATCTGAGCAGTCTTAAAGACCAGATCAGTTACATCATCGGGCGCGACTTGGCCCGTAATTTTGCCCAGCAGGGCCTAGATCTGGATGTGGAGGTTTTGGCCGCCAGCATGAAAGAAGGCCTGAACGGCGAGCCTAGCCGCCTCACGCAAGAGCAGATGCAAGCGGCTATGCAGCAGCTACAAGAGCAGATGGGTGGCCCAGATGCTGACGATGACGACAACCAATCCTCCTCTTCCATGGCAAACAACAAAGAAGAAGGTCAGACCTTCTTAAGCGAAAACAAGAACCGCGCTGGCGTAACCACGCTGCCGAGCGGCTTACAGTACGAAGTGATAACCGAAGGCAGCGGCAAGAAGCCAACCCTAAGCAGCTCCGTAACTACGCACTACCACGGCACGCTTATCAACGGCAACGTGTTTGACAGCAGCTACCAGCGCGGCCAGCCCGCTACCTTCCCCGTGAACGGTGTAATTGCAGGCTGGACAGAAGCGTTGCAACTGATGCCTGAAGGCTCGAAGTGGCGCCTCTACATTCCGTCGGAACTGGCCTACGGTAAGCGTGGCGCTGGCCGCGACATCGGCCCCGACACAGCCCTCATCTTTGATGTGGAACTGCTGAAAGTAAACAACTAA
- a CDS encoding S8 family peptidase: MRTSTLSGALLLLFLASCQSTNDEQPTPQPVAEPAEALSSQQLDTQIMSTLRETGQFDWNKASAHFIWSALTRSDYVLSVGYQPAGCTEATPSDAASSPAWQEARRQVLALILAEERNSRPDLTLEQLVAYDENVLPVLDVTVRELSTIKALRASRLVRYAEPMGYEPNRPTQTASKGAASLSSSGCDNNVATPGLVAGADFTVLPGGSKSSWNQADQYHGIRAAWSQSTGQGIKILVIDTGCSSAQENLGSTFNQGLSSGRTVERLVTLPRTTFLGIPTGPTETPEDGCGHGTSMAGACAAPRGTDGASVGVAYNANLITVRAAEDVFLDGSREVKGVSDAYVLAGNRSDVRIISMSMGRLTSSSQMADAIRYAHSRGKLIFCAAGTSFDWSAGVVGVIYPASLPEAVAVTGVKDNLTTRCDECHVGADVEFAVVMQRTSNDLRTLTLAMDGDEPSTVGGSSVATASMAGMAAMVWARYPSETRAQVMSRLVAASSNRTARSSSFGWGRVNVAAAVGVPAL, translated from the coding sequence ATGCGTACATCTACTCTTTCGGGGGCTTTGCTGCTGCTGTTTCTAGCCAGTTGCCAATCCACCAACGACGAACAACCAACCCCGCAGCCCGTTGCCGAACCAGCGGAGGCCCTAAGCAGCCAGCAACTCGACACGCAGATTATGAGCACGCTGCGCGAAACCGGCCAGTTCGATTGGAACAAGGCTTCTGCTCATTTCATCTGGAGCGCACTCACTCGCTCAGACTATGTGCTATCGGTGGGGTATCAGCCGGCTGGCTGCACGGAAGCTACTCCCAGTGATGCAGCCAGTAGCCCAGCCTGGCAAGAAGCCCGCAGGCAGGTACTGGCCCTCATCTTGGCTGAGGAGCGCAACTCCCGGCCCGACCTGACGCTAGAGCAGCTAGTGGCTTACGACGAAAACGTGTTACCGGTCCTGGACGTCACTGTGCGAGAGCTTAGCACCATCAAGGCGTTGCGCGCTTCTCGGCTGGTGCGCTACGCCGAACCCATGGGCTACGAACCCAACCGCCCAACCCAAACCGCCAGCAAAGGAGCCGCCTCTTTGAGCAGCAGCGGCTGCGACAACAACGTGGCCACCCCTGGCCTTGTGGCCGGGGCCGACTTCACGGTGCTACCGGGCGGCAGCAAATCATCTTGGAACCAAGCCGACCAGTACCATGGCATCCGGGCGGCTTGGAGCCAAAGCACGGGCCAGGGCATCAAGATTCTTGTGATTGATACGGGGTGCTCCTCGGCGCAAGAGAACCTAGGCAGCACCTTCAATCAAGGCCTGAGCAGTGGCCGCACCGTTGAGCGCCTCGTAACGCTTCCCCGAACCACTTTCCTAGGCATTCCGACCGGTCCCACGGAAACGCCCGAAGACGGCTGCGGACACGGCACCAGCATGGCCGGCGCCTGCGCGGCGCCACGTGGCACCGACGGTGCCTCCGTGGGCGTAGCCTACAATGCCAACCTGATTACGGTGCGAGCCGCCGAAGACGTGTTTCTGGATGGCAGCCGGGAGGTGAAAGGCGTTTCGGACGCGTATGTCTTGGCCGGCAACCGCTCCGATGTGCGCATCATCAGCATGAGCATGGGCCGCCTTACTAGCTCTTCCCAGATGGCAGATGCTATTCGGTATGCGCACAGCCGCGGCAAGCTGATCTTCTGCGCCGCCGGCACGTCCTTCGACTGGTCGGCGGGTGTTGTAGGGGTCATTTATCCGGCTTCTCTGCCCGAGGCCGTGGCTGTTACGGGCGTGAAAGACAACCTCACTACCCGCTGCGACGAGTGCCACGTAGGCGCCGATGTGGAGTTTGCGGTAGTTATGCAGCGCACCAGCAACGACCTACGCACCCTCACCCTAGCCATGGACGGCGACGAACCCAGCACGGTGGGCGGCTCGTCTGTTGCGACGGCGAGCATGGCCGGCATGGCCGCTATGGTGTGGGCGCGCTACCCATCCGAAACCCGCGCCCAGGTGATGAGCCGTTTGGTGGCCGCTAGTTCCAACCGCACCGCCCGCAGCAGCAGCTTTGGCTGGGGCCGGGTGAATGTGGCCGCGGCAGTCGGTGTGCCAGCACTGTAG